Proteins encoded by one window of Cyclobacteriaceae bacterium:
- a CDS encoding porin family protein → MKRLLPLTLLLTAVGFGYVHAQDCAQTLRLARATYEQGRLREIEGQLKTCLEGGFKKTEKQLKVEAYKLLTLSYIYLEEPEKADQAMLNLKLTDPYYEPNPAVDPAEFVALYNSFRKDPIYRIGVRLGGNFSRPNVRELNTAIVLGPDSEYKSQFALHVGAAIDLPIKERLTLHGEILFAPHKFEIDQKVIRGTDPDTGEELTNGFEGIETQNWLEVPLGIEYNFLKSTSRIDERYHPYVGAGVVIGYLLPTPSITAVRTRDDEASIPESGIDLDRESINISAYVSAGIKSKIASGRLVIEVRYQQGLTNISSPETAYSNQKLIWEYGYADSIFNLNAFSINASYMQDIFKPKKIRHK, encoded by the coding sequence ATGAAAAGACTTCTACCCCTCACACTCTTACTTACTGCTGTTGGATTTGGATATGTCCACGCACAGGATTGTGCCCAAACGTTACGCCTGGCACGGGCTACGTATGAGCAGGGCCGCTTACGTGAAATTGAAGGGCAATTAAAAACTTGTTTGGAGGGCGGCTTTAAAAAAACAGAGAAGCAACTAAAAGTTGAAGCCTATAAGCTGCTAACCTTAAGCTACATCTACCTGGAAGAACCTGAGAAAGCCGATCAGGCGATGCTGAACCTAAAACTTACCGACCCGTATTACGAACCCAACCCTGCTGTTGATCCGGCAGAGTTTGTAGCATTGTATAATTCGTTCAGAAAAGATCCGATCTATAGAATTGGTGTTCGACTTGGCGGCAATTTCAGCAGGCCAAATGTTCGTGAATTAAATACCGCGATTGTATTAGGTCCCGATAGCGAATATAAATCGCAGTTTGCCTTGCATGTAGGCGCAGCTATCGATCTCCCCATAAAAGAACGGCTTACGCTTCACGGAGAAATTTTATTTGCTCCACATAAATTTGAAATTGATCAAAAAGTAATCCGGGGAACTGATCCCGATACCGGAGAGGAATTAACCAATGGATTTGAAGGCATTGAAACACAAAACTGGCTGGAAGTACCGTTAGGGATCGAATATAACTTTCTTAAAAGTACATCAAGAATTGATGAACGATACCACCCGTATGTAGGTGCAGGAGTTGTTATTGGCTACTTGCTTCCAACGCCCTCCATAACCGCAGTGCGAACCCGCGATGATGAAGCGTCCATTCCTGAGTCTGGGATTGATCTTGATCGGGAATCGATAAATATCAGCGCGTATGTCTCAGCCGGAATCAAAAGCAAGATTGCATCCGGCAGGCTGGTGATTGAAGTTCGGTATCAGCAGGGACTAACCAACATCAGTTCACCCGAAACCGCTTATAGCAATCAAAAGCTAATATGGGAGTACGGTTATGCTGACTCCATTTTTAATCTAAATGCATTTTCAATCAATGCGTCCTACATGCAGGATATCTTCAAACCCAAAAAAATCAGACATAAATGA
- a CDS encoding High-affnity carbon uptake protein Hat/HatR, whose protein sequence is MPQYVDEKVSVLNPFPGLRPFKIEESHLFFGREGQSDEVLLKLSKNRFVGVIGPSGSGKSSFIYCGVLPILYGGFLTDASPNWEVVVTRPGAGPIDNLAESLLKSNPEYQEAEVEEQKIKRTIFSTLLRSSSLGLVEAVEQSRRSADVNYLILVDQFEELFRFKDSTDPNSVNETLAFVNLLMEAVNYPDAPIYVAITMRSDFIGDCAQFPELTRKINDSHYLIPQLTRDQKRRAIEGPVAVGSATITPRLVQQLLNDLGDNPDQLPILQHALMRTWSYWANYRDYEEEPLDLKHYEAIGTMSEALSMHANEAYDELTESQKHICEVLFKAITEKRGENFGIRRPTRLNEIAAIADCSEEEVAEVIEKFREPGRSLLTPAHGTPLSSKSMVDISHESLMRIWVRLKNWVDDEADAVQMYSRLAEAAAMYQVGKAGLWRPPDLQLALNWLAKHKPTLVWGQRYNPAFERTMIFLEYSRKEFETEQRIRELEQKRKLQRARITALVFGTLTVIALLFLVYAFIQKAEAEDQRNRADDERQRAEDNYLEAEKARAVAAEERDKAIAAQKAAEDAKLAEEQQRIKAEENERIAREQEAEAQKQRLRALTNEKLAKDNEQIALTEKERAERNAAEALRQRYIAQAKAMALKSVELSNDLQLEGLMAQQAYLFNTKYGGEAYDNDIYNGLFFALRNNEHPLTNSLAGHDYGNARTMVTHRGDSHIYTGGSDGKIIRWNNEGGIWRPSEMVPARNTYQVYSMDINADETLLAAAGLHTPNELENYIELYSFDNMKAAPRKITGFRYSIENIHFTPDGKGLYARDNGGHSIKFSDFTTTKEVIKPTVKINSTDLRADGLKLAGAGNDGILYIWDVRDNYKATEIKLGGSLTSVTWHPTEDLLVVGDNLGLIRLIKNGIVVRTLSGHRGPIEQIKYNHSATFFASASKDRTVRLWNVSKLTIPPIELKDHLDWVWTLTFSPDDEQIMVGLQSSQQTIDRDKLRNEASIRAYPTKIATMSDILCEKYIKENMTKEDWETYVPGLDYESTCPNYPPNNK, encoded by the coding sequence ATGCCACAATACGTTGACGAAAAGGTGTCGGTGCTAAACCCGTTTCCGGGTTTGCGCCCCTTCAAAATTGAAGAGAGCCACCTGTTCTTTGGCCGGGAAGGCCAAAGCGATGAAGTGCTCCTGAAACTTTCCAAAAACCGGTTTGTAGGTGTGATCGGTCCTTCTGGAAGCGGTAAGTCATCCTTTATATATTGTGGTGTGCTGCCTATTTTATATGGCGGCTTTTTAACTGATGCCAGTCCGAATTGGGAAGTTGTGGTAACCCGCCCGGGTGCCGGCCCCATTGATAACCTGGCGGAGTCTTTATTAAAGAGCAATCCAGAATATCAGGAGGCTGAAGTTGAGGAACAAAAAATCAAGCGTACCATTTTCTCTACACTGTTGCGAAGCAGCTCATTGGGATTGGTGGAAGCTGTTGAACAATCACGAAGATCAGCCGATGTTAATTATTTAATCCTGGTCGATCAGTTTGAAGAACTCTTTCGCTTTAAGGACAGCACCGATCCGAATTCGGTAAACGAAACGCTGGCCTTTGTAAACCTGTTGATGGAGGCGGTGAATTATCCGGATGCACCGATTTATGTGGCCATTACCATGCGTTCGGATTTCATTGGCGACTGTGCACAATTTCCAGAGCTGACCCGTAAAATCAACGACAGCCACTACCTGATTCCACAACTTACGCGTGACCAGAAACGCAGGGCCATTGAAGGACCTGTAGCTGTAGGTAGCGCTACCATCACACCCCGATTGGTTCAGCAACTGTTGAATGATCTGGGCGACAACCCCGATCAGTTACCCATTCTGCAACACGCGCTTATGCGTACGTGGAGTTACTGGGCCAACTACCGCGATTACGAAGAAGAACCGCTCGACTTAAAACATTACGAAGCCATCGGTACCATGTCGGAGGCGTTGAGTATGCACGCCAACGAAGCCTATGACGAACTCACGGAATCACAAAAACACATTTGCGAAGTACTCTTTAAAGCGATTACCGAAAAGAGAGGTGAGAACTTTGGCATACGCAGGCCAACACGCTTAAATGAAATTGCCGCCATTGCCGATTGCTCGGAAGAAGAAGTGGCCGAAGTGATTGAAAAATTCCGGGAGCCCGGCCGCTCTTTATTAACACCGGCACATGGCACGCCCCTCTCCTCCAAATCCATGGTGGATATTTCGCATGAAAGCCTCATGCGCATTTGGGTGCGGTTGAAAAACTGGGTGGACGATGAAGCTGATGCCGTACAAATGTATTCGCGTTTGGCCGAAGCAGCAGCTATGTACCAGGTGGGCAAAGCCGGTTTATGGCGCCCACCCGATTTGCAATTGGCGTTAAACTGGTTAGCGAAACACAAGCCTACCTTGGTGTGGGGCCAGCGTTACAACCCCGCATTTGAACGAACGATGATCTTTCTCGAATACTCGAGAAAAGAATTTGAAACCGAACAGCGCATACGCGAACTGGAGCAGAAGCGTAAACTGCAACGCGCGAGGATTACGGCTTTGGTGTTTGGTACGCTTACTGTAATTGCGCTACTATTTTTGGTTTATGCGTTTATTCAGAAAGCTGAGGCTGAGGATCAACGCAACAGAGCTGATGATGAAAGACAGCGCGCAGAAGATAACTATTTAGAAGCTGAAAAAGCTCGTGCAGTTGCAGCAGAAGAACGCGACAAGGCTATTGCTGCTCAGAAAGCTGCTGAGGACGCAAAACTAGCGGAAGAACAACAGCGTATAAAAGCTGAAGAAAACGAACGAATCGCTAGAGAGCAAGAAGCTGAAGCTCAGAAACAAAGATTACGGGCACTAACAAATGAAAAATTAGCAAAAGACAATGAACAGATTGCTTTAACAGAAAAAGAACGTGCCGAACGTAATGCTGCAGAGGCTTTACGCCAACGCTACATCGCACAAGCAAAGGCTATGGCGCTTAAATCGGTTGAATTGAGTAACGACCTCCAGCTTGAAGGCCTGATGGCGCAGCAAGCCTATCTGTTCAACACCAAATATGGTGGTGAAGCGTACGATAACGATATCTACAACGGACTATTCTTTGCGTTACGCAATAACGAACATCCCTTAACCAACAGTCTGGCTGGCCATGACTATGGAAATGCCCGTACGATGGTTACCCATCGTGGTGATTCACATATCTATACAGGCGGAAGCGATGGCAAAATCATTCGCTGGAATAACGAAGGAGGCATATGGAGGCCTTCGGAAATGGTTCCTGCTCGCAATACGTACCAGGTCTATAGTATGGATATCAACGCAGACGAAACGTTACTAGCTGCAGCCGGATTGCATACACCCAATGAGTTGGAAAACTACATTGAGTTGTATTCGTTCGATAACATGAAGGCTGCCCCACGCAAGATTACCGGGTTCCGCTATAGTATTGAAAACATTCACTTCACGCCTGATGGCAAGGGCTTATATGCACGCGACAACGGTGGGCACAGCATCAAGTTCTCTGATTTTACCACTACAAAAGAAGTGATCAAGCCAACTGTAAAAATTAACTCCACTGATTTAAGAGCCGATGGATTAAAACTGGCAGGCGCAGGAAATGACGGCATATTATACATCTGGGATGTCCGCGATAACTACAAGGCCACTGAAATCAAATTAGGGGGAAGCCTCACTTCGGTAACATGGCATCCAACCGAAGATTTGCTTGTGGTTGGTGATAACCTGGGATTGATCAGGCTTATCAAAAACGGAATTGTGGTGCGTACACTATCAGGTCACCGTGGACCGATTGAACAAATCAAATACAACCACAGTGCTACCTTCTTTGCTTCAGCCAGTAAAGACCGCACCGTACGCCTGTGGAACGTAAGTAAACTCACTATACCTCCCATTGAATTAAAAGATCACCTCGATTGGGTGTGGACACTTACCTTTTCACCTGACGATGAACAAATCATGGTGGGCTTGCAGAGTTCACAACAAACCATCGATCGGGATAAACTACGCAATGAAGCGAGTATCCGTGCGTATCCCACAAAAATTGCAACCATGTCGGATATTTTGTGTGAGAAGTACATAAAAGAAAATATGACGAAAGAAGATTGGGAAACTTACGTACCCGGTCTTGACTATGAATCTACTTGTCCGAATTATCCACCCAACAATAAGTAA
- a CDS encoding Ig-like domain-containing protein has product MKKALSILTYSILLLPLMAWAQPEPTNHVTGFTATATSPTAISLSWTDAVPGSNAPEFYLILGRKLPGGVFATVPDQDTEVPADADWSDDNFAAIVAYGDPDALNVTGLDPESEYEFAIYPYQRTGGSGGSSDYKETGAPTASDFTFSTAPSGHSTTFTATLDGNTTIDLAFDAANTLTDADGYVIYRRPGSSATLTGLNDGTAAPGTLGGTTTLVYTTNNSETTYSDTGLDGGVTYHYVLVPFNYNGADDDTYNYLTDGSEPRANATTVLVITMAQISGGGSNIAVSPLNSGATDQAILGFSITTNGPTTFNAINIDVSTTPVGKFTNPRLFKSANASFGGDISIRTGALSGSQINYAASINDNLTAGTTNYFVVVDVAASVNGATPSIQPSFSESDVTFTSGSTAAITVTGIDYSFADVSPPIIVSETPADNATNVPVGLNTLTITFNEDVVYDGDNADADEMIRIRDIDNTTFIDTIEVANVSVAGNVVTITFSAALDPDTDYAIRIGSSVFRDANNNYFPGITNNSDWNFETEPPPSISGYSADPTCMGETITINGTGFGGTTPTVTVNGINVVPLGSTATTITIVVPTTTSGNATVVVTNTGNGLNDSDNTLTLKEAVAANLPLSTNPATPVVSQNYSIVVSNSQPTVNYRVRELPAGFAGGTTPGNGGDLSLGNFNKGAPGTFQYEVQAQSTGCTTRTYGPLAVVIASLLADAGPDKTICAGDTVSIGGNPTASGGTGFHQITWTALDPDPSLSGQNAFSNPRVAPSATTRYRVVVDDSSPATPSVDTVVITVNQPTPQNLLEIQLNPTKPNDIYQKDDEPVQLNYTLNGIPGGFAGNTRFEGPGVNSTSNPKYFYPNAGNVGNNEIVLFFENNQQCITTDTVIVFVRDNNVFLTGLDPQYCEGDIDNNLTIQTPVTYLPFKFDFGIFGGVFYIPGIRYIYQPPNVRLRNTDNGTLITAPGAFTVSGAGSRDVDLNTELTGAGSRAFEIKYLIQRLAYNDLDPANPIVTDTSSQFIQIPFFVIPKPVITNRIESSYCVDQTPFILNVSPVGGSFTINGNPGGATFDPATTGYPDNVPISYTYQDPETTCENTINHVITINRLPGLDIDFENGCEDEPIAFTPVFDNPNGINFRYDLDVGSSRVFKVDNNTPQTFFNSYSVPSNYEIVLTVTTAAGCDTEVDETLIIGETPDVSLNWSNVCDGDQTRFALASNFFDTKLSDLDSVLWFFGDTDELKVKSPAFSDSVTSHLYSQTGNYIGVVGLKTDLGCAQYDTVSVYKVKKQLVNQASEYLENFDTTFVAQGWLTGGENTSWAWGIPSDSLINDDSGGGGAAWVTDLGGVYNTNEDSWVHSPCFDLTEIKRPYLQFDFRSLTRALADGAVLQYNYQNTTDDETDWIRVDAPNDTENWYNGSGIASNPGNQSVLQRGWTGLIDTTAWRTTVIALDNVVQSIPANRRDRVRFRFAFSSLAQQNTIQPQFEGFAFDNFEIGERDRVVLIEQFTNNGSINNSPAEPNRASNTALNTFINSGNGEAVKLEYHVGFPGPNMDPLYLNNEQDMNARAAFYGVVNTPTTFVNANTGNLASIFQNETLRAAQVTIDTIYTTNTPADQLNVTVRFTANRPLPANTRLHIAAIETLIDTTAAHGTNGETSYQYVVRKLIPNALGTVFTQPIPRDSSRTVSVSWTPKAYRLNRLGIIAFVQNGREIYQARMDTTLQYIPPANLITGIEYPAFAEKILIYPNPANREVNVVLPERTLTPIALNLIDAHGRTVHTNGFATGEQQKTLDTSELASGLYILQFNTQQGVVRKKVMVVHEK; this is encoded by the coding sequence ATGAAGAAGGCTTTATCGATACTCACATACAGCATACTCTTACTCCCGCTAATGGCATGGGCTCAACCGGAGCCTACAAACCATGTTACCGGGTTTACAGCCACAGCCACCAGCCCAACGGCAATTTCCTTGTCGTGGACGGACGCTGTCCCTGGTAGTAATGCTCCTGAATTCTATTTGATTCTGGGAAGGAAATTACCAGGTGGTGTTTTTGCAACCGTTCCCGATCAAGACACAGAAGTACCGGCTGATGCAGACTGGAGTGATGATAATTTTGCCGCCATTGTTGCTTATGGAGACCCTGATGCATTGAATGTGACAGGACTCGACCCCGAATCAGAATATGAATTTGCCATTTATCCGTATCAACGAACAGGCGGTTCGGGAGGTAGTTCAGACTATAAGGAAACAGGAGCTCCCACTGCAAGTGATTTTACGTTTTCAACAGCACCTTCCGGACATTCCACAACCTTCACAGCAACGCTTGATGGAAACACCACCATTGACCTTGCCTTTGATGCTGCGAACACACTGACCGATGCGGATGGCTATGTGATTTACCGAAGACCGGGCAGTTCGGCAACGCTTACCGGGTTAAATGATGGGACTGCTGCACCCGGTACTTTAGGCGGAACCACAACCCTGGTATACACCACCAATAATTCAGAAACTACATACTCCGATACCGGACTTGACGGAGGCGTAACCTATCACTATGTATTGGTGCCCTTCAATTACAATGGTGCAGATGATGATACCTATAATTATTTAACTGATGGCTCGGAACCGCGCGCCAATGCCACCACAGTTTTGGTCATCACCATGGCGCAGATTTCCGGTGGCGGAAGTAACATCGCTGTCAGTCCATTGAACAGTGGTGCCACTGACCAGGCTATTCTGGGTTTTTCCATTACTACCAACGGCCCGACAACATTTAACGCCATTAATATCGATGTATCTACAACACCGGTTGGCAAATTTACCAACCCCCGTTTGTTCAAATCTGCTAATGCATCCTTTGGTGGTGATATAAGCATCCGTACGGGTGCATTATCGGGCTCTCAAATCAATTATGCGGCATCCATCAACGATAACTTAACCGCTGGAACAACCAACTATTTTGTAGTAGTGGATGTTGCGGCATCTGTAAACGGTGCTACACCCAGCATTCAACCTTCCTTCTCGGAGAGTGATGTCACGTTTACATCCGGTAGTACAGCAGCCATAACGGTGACCGGTATTGATTATTCCTTTGCTGATGTCAGTCCACCAATCATTGTATCAGAAACCCCAGCCGACAATGCCACCAATGTACCTGTTGGCCTGAATACATTAACCATCACCTTCAACGAAGATGTGGTGTATGATGGCGACAACGCAGATGCAGATGAAATGATAAGGATTCGCGATATTGATAATACTACTTTCATCGATACCATCGAAGTGGCCAATGTAAGTGTTGCTGGTAATGTGGTAACCATAACATTTAGCGCAGCATTAGACCCCGATACCGATTACGCAATTCGGATAGGCAGTTCGGTGTTTAGGGACGCAAATAATAATTATTTTCCAGGCATTACCAATAACTCTGATTGGAACTTTGAAACAGAGCCACCACCATCCATTTCTGGTTACTCTGCGGACCCGACCTGTATGGGTGAAACGATTACCATAAATGGTACGGGTTTCGGTGGTACAACACCGACCGTTACGGTTAATGGTATTAATGTAGTTCCACTTGGTAGTACCGCAACTACAATTACCATTGTTGTACCTACGACAACATCTGGTAATGCGACCGTGGTTGTTACCAATACCGGTAATGGCTTAAATGACTCAGACAATACCTTAACCTTGAAAGAAGCTGTTGCCGCCAACCTGCCACTTTCCACAAATCCAGCTACACCAGTTGTTTCTCAAAATTACTCCATTGTGGTTTCCAATAGCCAACCAACGGTGAACTACCGCGTTCGTGAATTACCGGCAGGTTTTGCCGGTGGTACAACCCCGGGTAATGGTGGTGATTTAAGTTTAGGGAACTTTAATAAAGGAGCACCGGGAACCTTTCAATATGAAGTTCAGGCGCAATCAACGGGTTGTACTACGCGTACTTACGGACCGTTAGCTGTAGTAATTGCAAGTTTACTTGCTGATGCAGGACCAGACAAGACAATTTGCGCTGGGGATACAGTTTCTATTGGTGGAAATCCTACAGCGTCAGGCGGAACGGGCTTTCATCAAATAACATGGACTGCTCTTGATCCTGACCCTAGTCTTTCCGGTCAAAATGCATTTTCGAACCCTCGGGTTGCACCCTCGGCTACTACGAGATACAGGGTTGTTGTCGATGACAGTTCTCCCGCAACTCCAAGCGTAGATACTGTAGTAATTACCGTTAATCAGCCTACTCCACAAAACCTTCTTGAAATTCAATTAAATCCTACTAAGCCTAATGATATATATCAAAAAGATGATGAACCAGTTCAGTTGAACTATACTTTAAATGGCATACCAGGTGGATTTGCAGGTAATACAAGATTTGAAGGCCCTGGTGTCAACAGTACTTCGAATCCAAAATACTTTTATCCAAATGCTGGAAATGTTGGAAACAATGAGATTGTACTTTTTTTTGAGAATAACCAACAATGCATAACTACTGATACTGTAATTGTATTTGTACGAGATAACAATGTTTTTCTGACAGGATTAGACCCTCAGTATTGTGAAGGTGATATCGATAATAATTTAACAATCCAAACACCAGTAACATATCTTCCATTCAAATTTGATTTCGGTATTTTTGGAGGAGTCTTCTACATCCCTGGAATTAGATACATATATCAACCACCAAATGTCCGACTTCGGAATACTGACAATGGTACTCTCATCACTGCTCCAGGCGCATTTACGGTTTCAGGAGCTGGATCTCGAGATGTCGACCTAAACACAGAATTAACAGGTGCCGGATCGAGAGCTTTCGAAATTAAATACTTAATTCAAAGATTAGCATATAATGATCTTGATCCTGCAAATCCGATTGTTACTGATACTTCTTCCCAATTCATTCAAATACCATTCTTTGTTATTCCTAAACCAGTCATTACAAATAGAATAGAATCTTCCTATTGTGTCGATCAAACCCCATTTATATTAAACGTAAGTCCGGTGGGTGGATCTTTTACAATAAATGGAAACCCAGGAGGCGCAACATTCGATCCCGCTACCACTGGCTATCCTGATAATGTACCAATTTCCTATACCTATCAAGACCCTGAAACAACATGTGAGAACACTATTAACCACGTTATTACAATTAATCGATTGCCAGGTTTGGATATAGATTTTGAAAACGGATGTGAGGATGAACCAATTGCATTTACACCGGTATTTGACAACCCAAATGGAATTAATTTTCGGTATGATTTAGATGTTGGATCAAGTAGAGTGTTTAAAGTGGATAATAATACACCTCAAACATTCTTTAATTCCTACTCAGTTCCTTCAAATTATGAAATAGTATTGACTGTTACTACTGCCGCTGGTTGTGATACTGAAGTTGATGAAACGCTTATCATTGGTGAAACACCTGATGTTTCATTAAACTGGTCGAACGTTTGTGATGGTGATCAAACACGTTTTGCCTTAGCTTCTAATTTCTTTGATACCAAATTAAGTGATCTTGACAGTGTACTGTGGTTCTTTGGGGACACAGATGAACTTAAAGTTAAAAGCCCAGCCTTTTCAGATTCTGTCACCTCTCACTTATATTCTCAGACTGGAAATTATATAGGTGTTGTAGGTCTTAAAACAGATTTAGGTTGCGCGCAATACGATACTGTTTCAGTTTACAAAGTCAAAAAACAACTCGTGAATCAAGCGAGTGAATACCTCGAAAATTTTGACACAACGTTTGTGGCACAAGGTTGGCTAACGGGTGGAGAAAATACATCTTGGGCCTGGGGCATACCAAGTGACAGTTTAATCAATGATGATTCAGGAGGAGGTGGTGCTGCCTGGGTTACTGATCTTGGTGGTGTCTACAATACCAACGAAGACTCCTGGGTGCATAGCCCGTGTTTTGACTTGACCGAAATTAAACGTCCATACCTGCAATTTGATTTCCGTTCGCTCACGCGGGCCCTGGCCGATGGAGCCGTGTTGCAATACAATTATCAAAATACCACGGATGATGAAACCGATTGGATTCGCGTGGATGCCCCCAACGATACCGAAAACTGGTATAATGGTTCGGGTATCGCCAGCAATCCAGGTAACCAAAGTGTATTGCAACGGGGGTGGACAGGCTTGATAGACACCACAGCGTGGCGTACCACGGTTATCGCGTTGGATAATGTGGTGCAATCCATTCCCGCAAACCGCAGAGACCGCGTTCGATTCCGGTTTGCCTTTTCCTCACTGGCACAACAGAACACCATCCAACCACAGTTTGAAGGATTTGCCTTTGATAATTTTGAAATTGGTGAGCGCGACCGCGTGGTGCTGATCGAACAGTTTACCAACAACGGCTCTATCAATAATAGCCCCGCTGAACCAAACCGTGCAAGCAACACAGCCTTGAACACCTTTATAAACTCAGGAAATGGAGAAGCGGTGAAACTGGAGTATCACGTTGGCTTCCCAGGCCCGAATATGGATCCCTTGTACCTGAATAACGAGCAGGATATGAATGCGCGTGCGGCATTCTATGGTGTAGTGAATACACCCACTACCTTTGTAAATGCCAATACCGGCAACCTGGCCAGCATTTTCCAGAATGAAACCCTGCGTGCGGCACAAGTTACCATTGACACCATTTATACAACCAACACTCCGGCAGATCAGTTGAATGTAACGGTCAGGTTCACGGCCAACCGTCCGTTGCCCGCCAATACCCGGTTACATATTGCCGCCATTGAAACGCTTATCGATACGACCGCTGCACACGGCACCAATGGGGAAACTTCCTACCAATACGTGGTGCGCAAGTTAATTCCCAATGCGTTGGGTACCGTTTTCACCCAACCCATACCCCGCGATTCATCACGCACCGTAAGCGTATCGTGGACGCCAAAAGCGTATCGGTTAAATCGCTTAGGGATCATTGCCTTTGTCCAGAATGGCAGGGAAATCTACCAGGCACGCATGGATACTACGTTGCAGTACATACCACCAGCCAATTTGATTACCGGTATTGAATATCCTGCCTTTGCCGAAAAAATCCTCATCTACCCCAACCCCGCCAACCGCGAGGTTAATGTGGTGTTGCCGGAAAGAACCCTCACCCCTATTGCCCTTAACCTGATAGATGCCCATGGCCGCACGGTACATACCAATGGCTTCGCAACCGGGGAGCAACAGAAAACCCTTGATACCAGCGAGCTGGCTTCGGGGCTTTACATTTTGCAATTCAACACCCAACAGGGTGTGGTGCGCAAAAAGGTGATGGTGGTGCATGAGAAATAA